In the Dolichospermum flos-aquae CCAP 1403/13F genome, CAGATTTTTGACATACCATAATCTTGGCTTTAGGTTGAGGAAGAGGAAGCGGAAGCGGATTTTTGATCAGACAAAAACCCACTGCTTGAATTTGATAAGCTTCGAGTTTTAATTTCCTGTTACGGGGGTTTAATTTACTAATACCATCTATATGAATTTGCTCACCAGGGACTAAAGATAAACCTATAGAACAACGTAAATTTTTAGGAATTTTAATTTTGATATTTCCCCCGGCAATTCCTAACTGTAAATGTTTATATTTTCCAGTTTTTTTCCCCGCAAAACCTAAAAACTGTCCTTCAATATTCAATTCCGATAAAGCCAAATATTTTTCACCCATTTGCGATAACCCAATTTTTTCAAGAGAAAACTTAATAACTTAGGAGTCAGGAGTCAGGAGTCAGAAGCAAGAAGAAAGAAGGAAGAGGGAAAAGAGATTTTTGCCTTTTACCTTCTTGGTATTGATGGGAATTTTAACGAAGACGTTTAGCTTCTACTGTTACGGGTAAACGACTTTTATCGGGAAATTCACTAAATTCTAATTCCCAACCATTAGTTAAAGTGAGAATTTTACCTGCTGCACCATCTGTTTCTTTAACTACTTCTTCTTCTAGGTCTTTTTTAGGGACGTAGACAACTAAAGTACCAGCATCATTCATTCGGAGCATTACTTTCATGTGTTTCCTCAGCAGATTCTAGTTCTCTTTTTCGACAACCGATGATGTACCCTGTTTCCAAAAAATGTACAGCATAGATATAATAAGCTTGCAAAAATGTGCCAATGCTGGAGACATAACCAACATCACCAATTTTGGCTAAAACTTCCCCAATTTCTCGACCGGGAAAAGTTCCATCGTTTTTGATTAGTTTCTTAACTCGAACTTTTTGACCAATTTCAAAAATGGGTTGCGAGTCCAGTTCTATTTCATCACGTTGCATGGGAATACCTTTTTTCGCTGACTAAATTTAATAATTCTTCTGTAGTGAGACTGCGTTTTCTGAGGATTGATTGCTGACGGACTACATCTAAAACAGCTTGGGTTTCTTGAGAATCGAGAAAGATGCCATGCTGTTCTAATAGATTAGATAATGAATGCCGACCAGAATGTTTACCTATGACTAAACGCCGTTCCCAACCTACATCTTCAGGAGCATAAGGTTCATAAGTAACTGGGTTTTGTAATACACCATGAGCATGAATACCAGACTCATGAGCAAAGGTATTTTCACCCACAATTGCTTTCCAAGGTTGAACATTAGCGCCGGAAGCTTTAGCGACTAATTGAGATAGTTTTAACAAGTGTTGAGTTTGAATTCCCAAGTCAACACCGTAAATACATTTTAGAGCCATAATTACTTCTTCCAAAGCTGCATTTCCGGCTCTTTCTCCTAGTCCATTAACGGTAGTATTTACAGATACAGCACCAGCTTTGATTCCGGCTAAAGCGTTAGCAGTTGCTAGTCCAAAATCATTATGGGTGTGAATCTCAATAGGAATTGATAGAGTTGATACTAAATGCTTAACTTTAAGGTGAGTTCGGAAGGGATCAAGTACCCCAACTGTATCACAAAACCGAAACCGAGATGCTCCCCATTCTTGTGATAACATGGCAACATCTTGGAGAAAGTTTTCGTCGGCTCTAGAAGAATCTTCGCCACCAACTGATACCCAAAGACCTTGATCTAATGCGAAGCTAATACAGTCTTTTAGTTTTTGTAAACTTACTCGCCATTGCCCATGAAATTTAGCGGCAATTTGCACTCCAGACACAGGAATAGCAATATGTACTCGTTCGAGTCCACAGGCTATAGAAGCTTTAATATCTGAGATAACAGCCCGATTCCAACCTAATAATTTAGCTTGTAAATCTAAGTTACGAATGGCAACAATGGCGCGAATTTCTTCTTCTCCCATTGCCGGAATTCCTACTTCTAATTCATGGACACCAATGGCATCGAGAAATTGTGCGATCGCTACTTTTTCTTCTAAGTTAAAAGCAACACCTGCTGCCTGTTCCCCATCACGTAATGTCGTATCATTAATCATGATTTGATACATTTTCAAGGTCCCTCTAGCGGAGTTTTTTGTAATATCCTTGTTCGCTACAATTTTTCATGGTGGTAGATGGGCAATAAATTCTTAATTGAGCGAATAAATCATGATTCATGATTTACGATCCTTAATTATTAACTAAATATTTCTGTTGCATCTGTATGACAAGAAACAAAAGATAAGTATAATTTATCCAATATTTCTGGTGGTATTATTTGTGGATTTTGTTAATAGCCAATAACCCAGATAAACATTAGCAAATCCTGTAAAAAATAACATACTTATGCCAGCAATTAAGCTAGTAATCATAATTTTCACCTCATAGTTTCACTATTACACTGCGGCGGAAATAAGATAACCATTAAAA is a window encoding:
- the nifT gene encoding putative nitrogen fixation protein NifT, which gives rise to MKVMLRMNDAGTLVVYVPKKDLEEEVVKETDGAAGKILTLTNGWELEFSEFPDKSRLPVTVEAKRLR
- the nifV gene encoding homocitrate synthase, with the protein product MYQIMINDTTLRDGEQAAGVAFNLEEKVAIAQFLDAIGVHELEVGIPAMGEEEIRAIVAIRNLDLQAKLLGWNRAVISDIKASIACGLERVHIAIPVSGVQIAAKFHGQWRVSLQKLKDCISFALDQGLWVSVGGEDSSRADENFLQDVAMLSQEWGASRFRFCDTVGVLDPFRTHLKVKHLVSTLSIPIEIHTHNDFGLATANALAGIKAGAVSVNTTVNGLGERAGNAALEEVIMALKCIYGVDLGIQTQHLLKLSQLVAKASGANVQPWKAIVGENTFAHESGIHAHGVLQNPVTYEPYAPEDVGWERRLVIGKHSGRHSLSNLLEQHGIFLDSQETQAVLDVVRQQSILRKRSLTTEELLNLVSEKRYSHAT
- a CDS encoding nitrogen fixation protein NifZ, translating into MQRDEIELDSQPIFEIGQKVRVKKLIKNDGTFPGREIGEVLAKIGDVGYVSSIGTFLQAYYIYAVHFLETGYIIGCRKRELESAEETHESNAPNE
- a CDS encoding (2Fe-2S) ferredoxin domain-containing protein, which encodes MGEKYLALSELNIEGQFLGFAGKKTGKYKHLQLGIAGGNIKIKIPKNLRCSIGLSLVPGEQIHIDGISKLNPRNRKLKLEAYQIQAVGFCLIKNPLPLPLPQPKAKIMVCQKSGCLKRGGKGLLSDLEKTLGDRGLSDKVTIEHTDCQKRCSSAPNCVLMLGKKQYKKVHPEAIASLLENHLS